In Bryobacteraceae bacterium, the following proteins share a genomic window:
- a CDS encoding TetR/AcrR family transcriptional regulator: protein MNKSTECSLGRPRDAQAERRILEATLRLLAEEGYVRMTLDSVAASSGASKTTIYRRWSSKADVVTAALRTLQLSEPPVDTGAVPGDLAAILVNFRRSLLRPNGMALVGTVLAEEAHTPDLLRLFRERIVAPRRASLRAVLDRARKAGQLRRGARIDAAVAMLIGAVYARYLASGEVPASFPRELVEIVWAGIKAQDPAPPR from the coding sequence GTGAATAAATCCACCGAGTGCTCCCTCGGCCGCCCGCGCGATGCCCAGGCCGAGCGCCGCATCCTCGAAGCCACACTCCGCCTGCTCGCCGAAGAAGGCTACGTGCGCATGACGCTCGACTCGGTGGCCGCCAGCTCCGGCGCCAGCAAGACCACGATCTACCGCCGCTGGTCCTCCAAGGCCGACGTTGTCACCGCCGCCCTCCGCACCCTTCAACTGTCCGAGCCGCCCGTCGACACAGGCGCCGTCCCCGGCGACCTCGCCGCCATCCTCGTCAACTTCCGCCGATCCCTCCTCCGCCCCAACGGGATGGCGCTCGTCGGAACCGTCCTCGCCGAAGAAGCGCACACGCCGGACCTGCTCCGCCTCTTCCGCGAACGCATCGTCGCGCCCCGCCGCGCCTCTCTCCGCGCCGTGCTCGATCGCGCCCGCAAGGCCGGCCAACTTCGCCGCGGAGCCAGGATCGACGCCGCCGTCGCCATGCTCATCGGCGCTGTCTACGCGCGCTATCTCGCATCCGGCGAAGTTCCCGCTTCCTTCCCACGCGAACTCGTCGAGATCGTCTGGGCCGGCATCAAGGCGCAGGACCCCGCCCCGCCCCGCTGA
- a CDS encoding DUF1080 domain-containing protein has product MVRILVCFAAAASAFAQPVPEQWEPIFNGRDLDGWVVKLAHHETGDNFGDTFRVEDGMIRVAYDKYPEFGTRFGHLFYKKKLSHFRLRMEYRFYGEQMKDGPGYAKLNSGVMFHSQAPETILKEQNWPISVEAQFLAGGRTTMNVCTPGTEIHMNGAMVKAHCTNSTSERLPNDAWVSVEVEVLGGGKVTHKVDGKVVLEYEKPAIGGGVVTGFDPAVKKDGTLLAEGYIGLQSESQPVEFRRIELLNLSGCMNPRAKNFRPYYVHRDDRACE; this is encoded by the coding sequence ATGGTTCGAATCCTCGTCTGCTTCGCCGCCGCGGCCTCGGCGTTCGCACAGCCGGTTCCGGAACAGTGGGAGCCGATCTTCAACGGCCGGGATCTGGACGGGTGGGTGGTGAAGCTGGCGCATCACGAGACGGGCGATAACTTCGGGGACACATTCCGCGTGGAAGACGGGATGATTCGCGTTGCATACGACAAGTACCCGGAATTCGGCACGAGGTTCGGCCACCTGTTCTACAAGAAGAAGCTCTCGCATTTCCGGCTGCGGATGGAATACCGGTTCTACGGCGAGCAGATGAAAGACGGGCCGGGCTACGCGAAGCTCAACAGCGGGGTGATGTTCCATTCGCAGGCCCCGGAGACCATTCTCAAAGAACAGAACTGGCCGATCTCGGTGGAAGCGCAGTTTCTGGCCGGGGGACGGACGACGATGAATGTGTGCACGCCGGGCACTGAGATCCACATGAACGGCGCGATGGTGAAGGCGCACTGCACGAATTCGACATCGGAACGGCTTCCGAACGATGCGTGGGTATCGGTCGAGGTGGAGGTGCTGGGCGGGGGGAAGGTGACGCACAAGGTCGACGGCAAGGTTGTGCTCGAGTACGAGAAGCCGGCCATCGGCGGCGGCGTGGTGACGGGGTTCGATCCGGCGGTCAAGAAAGACGGGACTTTGCTGGCGGAGGGCTACATCGGGCTGCAATCGGAAAGTCAGCCGGTGGAGTTCCGCAGGATCGAGCTGCTGAACCTCTCCGGGTGCATGAACCCGCGGGCGAAAAACTTCCGGCCGTACTACGTGCACCGGGACGATCGGGCGTGCGAATAA
- the fabD gene encoding ACP S-malonyltransferase, which produces MSTAFLFPGQGSQSAGMGKALAETFTAAKAVFDEADEALGFPISRLCFEGPEDELKLTENTQPAILTVSCAAHAVLAERGIRADFAAGHSLGEYSALVAAGALSFADAVRIVRNRGRYMQEAVPPGVGAMAALLRLPEGKLDAILADAAQGEIVSAANLNSPDQIVIAGHAAAVNRAVDLAKAAGARRAVLLPVSAPFHCALMEPAQRRLAADLAAAAFHDLSIPIVNNHAAAIVHTGEEARASLIAQVPNPVLWTASIAALAAQGVTRCIEVGPGAVLTGLLKQIDPALQGLRFSDPTHLEALTA; this is translated from the coding sequence ATGTCCACCGCATTCCTCTTCCCCGGCCAAGGCTCGCAATCCGCCGGAATGGGCAAAGCCCTCGCCGAAACCTTCACCGCCGCCAAGGCCGTCTTCGATGAAGCCGACGAAGCTCTCGGCTTCCCCATCTCCCGCCTCTGCTTCGAAGGTCCGGAAGACGAACTCAAACTCACCGAAAATACCCAGCCCGCCATCCTCACCGTCTCCTGCGCCGCCCACGCCGTACTCGCCGAACGCGGCATCCGCGCCGATTTCGCCGCCGGACATTCCCTCGGCGAATACTCCGCCCTCGTCGCCGCCGGCGCGCTCTCCTTCGCCGACGCCGTCCGCATCGTCCGCAACCGCGGCCGCTACATGCAGGAAGCCGTGCCCCCCGGAGTCGGCGCGATGGCCGCTCTTCTCAGACTCCCCGAAGGCAAGCTCGACGCCATCCTCGCCGATGCCGCCCAAGGCGAAATCGTCAGCGCCGCGAACCTGAATTCGCCTGACCAGATCGTCATCGCCGGTCACGCCGCCGCCGTCAACCGCGCCGTCGACCTCGCCAAGGCCGCCGGCGCACGCCGCGCCGTTCTGCTTCCGGTGAGCGCGCCCTTCCACTGCGCTCTCATGGAGCCCGCCCAGCGCCGCCTCGCCGCCGACCTCGCCGCTGCCGCCTTCCACGACCTCTCCATCCCCATCGTCAACAACCACGCCGCCGCCATTGTCCACACCGGTGAGGAAGCGCGCGCCAGCCTCATCGCCCAGGTCCCCAATCCCGTCCTGTGGACCGCCTCCATCGCCGCCCTTGCCGCGCAAGGCGTCACCCGCTGCATCGAAGTCGGCCCCGGCGCCGTCCTCACCGGCCTCCTCAAGCAAATCGATCCCGCCCTGCAAGGCCTTCGCTTCTCCGACCCGACACACCTCGAAGCGCTCACTGCATGA
- a CDS encoding NADPH-dependent F420 reductase, translating to MNLGIIGSGNVGGTLGSRWAALGHAVVFGSRDPGGAPMRELLARAGANARAASVAEAAAASDVVLLATPWPATQSVLAGLPLSGKVLIDATNPLLANLHGLEYGTTTSGAENVEQWAPGARVVKAFNTVGFKVMANPVFDGRAAAMFLCGDDGESKETVQELARAIGFDARDAGGLRQARLLEPCALLWISLAIEQGYGLEFGFSVMKR from the coding sequence ATGAACCTTGGAATCATCGGATCCGGAAACGTAGGCGGGACGCTTGGGTCGCGCTGGGCGGCGTTGGGCCACGCGGTTGTGTTCGGGTCCCGCGATCCGGGCGGGGCGCCGATGCGGGAGCTGCTGGCGCGGGCGGGAGCAAACGCCCGGGCAGCATCGGTGGCGGAGGCGGCCGCGGCGAGCGACGTGGTGCTGCTGGCGACGCCATGGCCGGCGACGCAGAGCGTGCTGGCGGGCCTGCCGCTATCGGGGAAGGTACTGATCGACGCGACGAATCCGCTGTTGGCGAATCTGCATGGGCTCGAGTACGGGACGACGACATCGGGGGCGGAGAATGTGGAGCAATGGGCTCCGGGCGCGCGTGTGGTGAAGGCGTTCAACACGGTGGGGTTCAAGGTGATGGCGAACCCGGTTTTCGACGGGCGGGCGGCGGCGATGTTTCTTTGCGGCGACGACGGCGAGTCGAAGGAAACGGTTCAGGAACTGGCGCGGGCGATCGGGTTCGACGCGCGAGACGCGGGTGGATTGCGGCAGGCGCGGCTGCTCGAGCCGTGCGCGTTGTTGTGGATTTCGCTTGCGATCGAACAGGGATACGGGCTCGAGTTCGGTTTCTCCGTGATGAAGCGATAG
- a CDS encoding TonB-dependent receptor: MPRSSFLCATLILSFAHVAGAQDYRGRVQGLVTDATNAAVPQANVTLTNSSTQVATVRTTDDSGRYLFDFVEPGVYTITGESAGFGKFTQENLRVLVRSDLTVNMSLQVGDVSQTVTVSDTAVEIQFNTTTLLQTIDGKMLKELPVLARNPFTLALLDPAVVNRYSDVSKRNPFYQLSTTGVDVGGQTSGRNEVQIDGSPIGVGSRGSYAPPMDAVQEFTVQQNSIDAESGFSAGGVMNVGMKAGTNDYHGSLYYFGRNPTFNAVSNAFTRAPNVVRNHVGGGTIGGRILRDKLFTFFTYERWKNRQPYTRVMTLPTDLERNGDFTGTLNRQGVMRPVFDPATTVTNTATNAVSRMPFAGNVVPRTRMDPTSLLFLNDIWRPNNPGDDRSGVNNFRTGYAWFLNYWNFSNRTDWNITDKWKVFGRYSVIRTRLDNNNYGNSPATTSDNGGLMDALNAAFDSVYTLSARTVVNFRMGVVYSEDEYDSEWAKLGEEGLARYWPNNPWYKPYTADMPAVYYPNLNIGGATFGKSSWWSYRPRKYSYQGSMGHDRGRHYMKFGMAFRHAFEYSQLPNLGSFPFTANMTADSYLRPDLLNTGSAWATFLLGTVDNSLTANYVSPRYTKQDQYGLFFQDDYKLNRRVTLNLGLRWEYETAPSEREGRLSRFLDLNNPIPEFQQNAPVMPPQVTAINGRVQPTYNGAWIYTDDKNPGLYNAPGRNFLPRLGIAVRANDRTAIRIGYARYAVPVMSILGYSWRLPATDGFSTSSNGPPQLQGVPQGVFSNPFPSTNPLVLPVGRGYGRNTNLGGAATWSRQDVRTPMNDRINFTVERDLVAGVKFDATFFMNFGHNMVPEGQGGNAGFGRAVNMVDPQLSYDYKTALTAAVANPFFGLPASLMPGQLRGQRTVPLSTLLRPYPQYGDLTEGFMPGVENRYKALQMRLQRRFANGYSFVWGYNYNRESTGNFFNAPDQYANKLTMIPATLPRHRMTMGTTWELPFGRGQRFGSNAHPVINAILGGWSTSSIFVFNTGSFLRFGQLDVTGEPGESTRAWSNWFDTSVFKQATPFTPRTNPYQYSGITGPRYWNLDSTISKNFALTERFKLELRLEGYNLTNSVMPGNPNLNVTSTQFGGITSQVNYGREVQYTLRLHF; this comes from the coding sequence ATGCCACGATCTTCGTTTCTCTGTGCAACTCTCATCCTCTCGTTCGCCCATGTCGCCGGCGCGCAGGATTACCGGGGCCGCGTTCAAGGGCTCGTCACTGACGCCACCAACGCCGCGGTTCCACAGGCTAACGTAACGCTCACCAATTCGAGCACTCAGGTCGCCACCGTCCGCACCACCGACGATTCCGGCCGCTATCTGTTCGACTTCGTTGAGCCCGGTGTTTACACCATTACCGGCGAGAGCGCCGGCTTCGGCAAGTTCACGCAGGAGAATCTGCGGGTGCTGGTCCGTTCCGACCTCACCGTGAACATGTCGCTGCAAGTTGGCGATGTCAGCCAGACCGTGACGGTGTCCGACACGGCGGTGGAGATCCAGTTCAATACGACGACGCTGCTGCAAACGATCGACGGCAAGATGCTCAAGGAGCTTCCGGTGCTGGCGCGGAACCCGTTCACGCTGGCGCTGCTCGATCCGGCGGTGGTGAACCGCTACTCGGACGTTTCGAAGCGAAATCCGTTCTATCAGCTTTCGACCACGGGGGTGGACGTTGGCGGACAGACGTCTGGCCGCAACGAGGTGCAGATCGACGGATCGCCGATCGGCGTCGGCTCGCGCGGCTCCTACGCGCCGCCGATGGACGCGGTGCAGGAATTCACGGTGCAGCAGAACTCGATCGACGCCGAGTCCGGCTTCTCGGCTGGCGGCGTGATGAACGTCGGCATGAAAGCGGGCACCAACGACTATCACGGGAGCCTGTACTATTTCGGCCGGAACCCGACGTTCAACGCGGTCTCGAACGCGTTCACACGGGCGCCCAACGTTGTCCGGAACCATGTGGGCGGGGGAACGATCGGGGGGCGCATCCTGCGCGACAAGCTGTTCACGTTTTTCACCTACGAGCGCTGGAAGAACCGCCAGCCGTACACGCGGGTGATGACGTTGCCGACCGATCTCGAGCGCAACGGCGACTTCACCGGGACGCTGAACCGGCAAGGAGTGATGCGGCCGGTGTTCGACCCGGCGACGACGGTGACCAACACGGCCACCAACGCGGTGTCGCGGATGCCGTTCGCGGGCAACGTGGTTCCGCGCACGCGCATGGATCCGACCTCGCTGCTGTTCCTGAACGACATCTGGAGGCCGAACAATCCGGGCGACGACCGTTCCGGCGTGAACAACTTCCGCACGGGCTACGCGTGGTTCCTCAACTACTGGAATTTCTCCAACCGCACGGACTGGAACATCACGGATAAATGGAAAGTGTTCGGGCGCTACTCCGTGATCCGGACGCGGCTCGACAACAACAACTACGGCAACAGCCCGGCGACGACGTCGGACAACGGGGGCCTGATGGACGCCCTGAACGCGGCGTTCGACAGCGTCTACACGCTGAGCGCGCGGACGGTTGTGAACTTCCGCATGGGTGTCGTCTACTCCGAGGACGAGTACGATTCGGAATGGGCGAAGCTCGGGGAAGAGGGCCTGGCGCGCTATTGGCCGAACAATCCGTGGTACAAGCCCTACACGGCGGACATGCCGGCGGTCTACTATCCGAACCTGAACATCGGCGGGGCGACTTTCGGGAAGTCGAGCTGGTGGAGCTACCGCCCGCGCAAGTACTCCTACCAGGGCAGCATGGGTCACGACCGCGGCCGCCACTACATGAAGTTCGGCATGGCGTTCCGCCACGCATTCGAGTACTCGCAACTGCCGAACCTCGGTTCGTTCCCGTTCACGGCGAACATGACGGCCGACAGCTACCTGCGTCCGGACCTGCTCAACACGGGCAGCGCGTGGGCGACGTTCTTGCTTGGGACGGTCGACAACTCGCTGACGGCGAACTACGTATCGCCGCGGTACACGAAGCAGGATCAGTACGGCCTCTTCTTCCAGGACGACTACAAACTGAATCGCCGCGTGACGCTGAACCTCGGCCTGCGGTGGGAGTACGAGACGGCGCCATCGGAGCGCGAGGGGCGTTTGTCGCGCTTCCTCGATCTCAACAATCCGATTCCGGAATTCCAGCAGAACGCGCCGGTGATGCCCCCGCAGGTGACGGCGATCAACGGCCGCGTGCAGCCGACCTACAACGGCGCCTGGATCTACACCGACGACAAGAATCCCGGGCTCTACAATGCCCCGGGCCGCAATTTCCTTCCGCGGCTGGGCATTGCGGTGCGCGCCAACGACCGGACTGCGATCCGGATCGGCTACGCCCGCTACGCGGTGCCGGTCATGAGCATCCTGGGATATTCGTGGCGGCTTCCGGCGACGGATGGCTTCTCGACGAGTTCAAACGGTCCGCCGCAATTGCAGGGCGTGCCGCAAGGGGTGTTCAGCAACCCGTTCCCGTCGACGAACCCGCTAGTGCTGCCAGTGGGCCGCGGGTACGGACGCAACACGAACCTGGGCGGCGCGGCGACATGGTCTCGTCAGGACGTGCGGACGCCGATGAACGACCGGATCAATTTCACCGTGGAACGCGACCTGGTGGCGGGCGTCAAGTTCGACGCGACGTTCTTCATGAATTTCGGCCACAACATGGTGCCCGAGGGCCAGGGCGGGAACGCCGGATTCGGCCGAGCGGTGAACATGGTTGACCCGCAGCTTTCCTACGACTACAAGACGGCGCTCACAGCGGCCGTGGCGAACCCGTTCTTCGGGCTTCCGGCGTCGCTGATGCCGGGCCAGTTGCGCGGGCAGCGGACGGTGCCGCTATCGACGCTTCTGCGTCCGTATCCGCAATACGGCGACCTAACCGAAGGCTTCATGCCGGGGGTGGAGAATCGCTACAAAGCTCTCCAGATGCGGCTGCAGCGGCGCTTCGCCAACGGCTACAGCTTCGTCTGGGGCTACAACTACAACCGCGAGAGCACGGGGAACTTCTTCAACGCGCCGGATCAGTATGCGAACAAGCTGACGATGATCCCGGCGACGCTGCCTCGGCACCGGATGACGATGGGCACGACGTGGGAATTGCCGTTCGGCAGGGGGCAGCGCTTCGGGTCCAACGCACACCCGGTGATCAACGCGATCCTGGGCGGCTGGTCCACATCGAGCATCTTCGTGTTCAACACGGGATCGTTCCTGCGCTTCGGGCAGCTCGACGTGACGGGAGAGCCGGGTGAATCGACCCGGGCGTGGTCCAATTGGTTCGACA